In Bacteroidota bacterium, a single window of DNA contains:
- a CDS encoding type II toxin-antitoxin system RelE/ParE family toxin, which produces MKLIRQVIAYKSYFLDFYEDQTDEVQRKIEWTLNLLRIIDRVPKKFFEHITGTDGLFEIRVELGSNIYRIFAFFDKGNLIVLGNGFQKKTQKTPKNEIEKALKIKAEYEKERK; this is translated from the coding sequence GTGAAACTTATTAGACAAGTTATCGCATATAAGAGTTACTTTTTGGACTTTTATGAAGACCAAACGGACGAAGTGCAACGAAAAATAGAATGGACTTTGAACCTTTTGAGAATAATTGACAGAGTTCCTAAAAAGTTTTTTGAGCACATAACAGGAACGGACGGACTTTTCGAAATTCGTGTAGAATTGGGCAGTAATATTTATAGAATTTTTGCCTTTTTCGACAAAGGAAATTTGATTGTTTTGGGAAACGGCTTTCAGAAGAAAACTCAAAAAACACCAAAAAACGAAATTGAAAAAGCATTAAAAATAAAAGCAGAATATGAAAAAGAAAGAAAGTAA
- a CDS encoding helix-turn-helix domain-containing protein, with the protein MKKKESNITTLDEILDSKYGKRGATKREQWEQEFEAFQLGVLLEEARVKLGMTQEELAAKCGTNKSYISRIENNASDIRLSTLMKIIRTGFGGHLKLTLKL; encoded by the coding sequence ATGAAAAAGAAAGAAAGTAACATAACAACTCTTGACGAAATCCTTGACAGCAAATACGGCAAAAGAGGCGCAACAAAAAGAGAGCAATGGGAACAAGAGTTTGAGGCGTTCCAACTTGGCGTTTTACTTGAAGAAGCAAGAGTTAAACTTGGCATGACCCAAGAAGAACTTGCTGCAAAGTGCGGAACAAACAAATCCTACATTTCACGCATTGAAAACAATGCGAGTGATATAAGGTTATCAACCCTTATGAAAATCATCAGGACAGGTTTTGGCGGACATTTAAAATTGACCTTGAAACTCTAA